In one window of Mauremys reevesii isolate NIE-2019 linkage group 22, ASM1616193v1, whole genome shotgun sequence DNA:
- the LOC120388789 gene encoding mitogen-activated protein kinase kinase kinase 10-like, whose protein sequence is MGCSHPGHLSWFAPPLPTGSQETLDPPALFPPPSRRRPPETEPAVERPKTLEFAPRPRPSPARSHIDPWKLVSFGRTHHSSPGSGCETQGELDGGGGERPDPPSARQTLLDIDMEGQSQDSTVPLCGGAPHSDSLDADMSH, encoded by the coding sequence ATGGGCTGCAGTCACCCAGGCCATCTAAGCTGgtttgctccccccctccccacaggctcCCAGGAGACCCTGGACCCCCCCGCGCTCTTCCCGCCCCCGTCGCGGCGCAGGCCCCCCGAGACGGAACCGGCCGTAGAGCGCCCCAAGACCCTGGAGTTCGCGCCCCGGCCACGCCCCTCGCCCGCCCGCTCCCACATCGACCCCTGGAAACTCGTCTCCTTCGGAAGGACTCACCACTCGTCCCCGGGCAGCGGGTGCGAGACGCAGGGGGAGCTGGACGGAGGCGGGGGGGAGCGGCCGGACCCCCCCAGCGCCCGCCAGACGCTGCTGGACATagacatggaggggcagagccaggacagcacggtgccgctctgcggggGGGCACCGCACTCTGACAGCCTGGATGCCGACATGTCCCATTGA